One window from the genome of Lathamus discolor isolate bLatDis1 chromosome 8, bLatDis1.hap1, whole genome shotgun sequence encodes:
- the NR2F2 gene encoding LOW QUALITY PROTEIN: COUP transcription factor 2 (The sequence of the model RefSeq protein was modified relative to this genomic sequence to represent the inferred CDS: inserted 1 base in 1 codon; deleted 5 bases in 4 codons) produces MAMVVGAWRDPQDDVPELGTQPSQAPPVQGPPAGAPHTPQTPGPGGPPSTPAQPNPPSQQSQGDKQQQQQHIECVVCGDKSSGKNYGQFTCEGCKSFFKRSVRRNLSYTCRANRNCPIDQHHRNQCQYCRLKKCLKVGMRREAVQRGRMPPTQPTHGQFALTNGDPLNCHSYLSGYISLLLRAEPYPXSRFGSQCMQPNNIMGIENICELAARMLFSAVEWARNIPFFPDLQITDQVALLRLTWSELFVLNAAQCSMPLHVAPLLAAAGLHASPMSADRVVAFMDHIRIFQEQVEKLKALHVDSAEYSCLKAIVLFTSDACGLSDVAHVESLQEKSQCALEEYVRSQYPNQPTRFGKLLLRLPSLRTVSSSVIEQLFFVRLVGKTPIETLIRDMLLSGSSFNWPYMSIQ; encoded by the exons ATGGCAATGGTAGTCGGTGCGTGGCGAGACCCCCAGGACGATGTGCCGGAGCTC GGAACGCAGCCTTCGCAAGCGCCGCCTGTGCAGGGACCCCCGGCCGGGGCCCCGCACACCCCGCAGACCCCGGGCCCCGGCGGCCCCCCCAGCACGCCGGCCCAGCCCAACCCGCCGAGCCAGCAGAGCCAAGgagacaagcagcagcagcagcagcacattgagtGTGTGGTTTGTGGGGACAAGTCTAGTGGCAAA AATTATGGCCAGTTTACCTGCGAGGGTTGCAAGAGTTTCTTCAAGCGGAGTGTAAGGAGGAATCTCAGCTACACTTGTCGTGCCAACAGGAACTGTCCCATTGACCAGCACCACCGCAATCAGTGTCAGTACTGCCGCCTCAAAAAATGCCTCAAAGTTGGCATGAGACGGGAAG CGGTCCAGAGGGGCAGAATGCCACCCACACAGCCAACTCATGGTCAGTTCGCCTTGACAAATGGGGACCCTCTCAACTGCCATTCCTACCTATCCGGATATATCTCCCTTCTTCTGAGAGCAGAGCCCTACC CCTCCCGCTTTGGCAGTCAGTGCATGCAACCCAACAACATCATGGGCATCGAGAACATTTGTGAACTGGCAGCTAGGATGCTCTTCAGCGCGGTGGAGTGGGCCAGGAATATCCCCTTCTTCCCAGACCTCCAGATCACAGACCAGGTGGCCCTCCTGAGGCTGACCTGGAGCGAGTTGTTTGTCCTCAACGCTGCCCAGTGCTCCATGCCCCTCCACGTAGCTCCGCTCCTGGCAGCTGCCGGCCTCCACGCTTCGCCAATGTCTGCTGACCGAGTGGTC GCCTTTATGGACCACATACGAATCTTCCAAGAGCAAgtagaaaaactg aaagcattGCATGTCGACTCCGCAGAATATAGCTGTTTAAAGGCCATAGTCCTCTTCACCTCAG ATGCCTGTGGTCTCTCTGATGTAGCCCATGTTGAAAGTTTACAGGAGAAGTCACAGTGTGCTTTGGAAGAGTATGTTAGGAGCCAGTATCCCAACCAGCCAACACGATTCGGGAAGCTATTACTACGTCTCCCCTCCCTTCGCACTGTCTCCTCTTCTGTCATAGAGCAATTGTTTTTCGTCCGTTTGGTAGGTAAAACCCCCATAGAAACCCTAATCAGGGATATGTTACTGTCTGGCAGCAGTTTTAACTGGCCTTATATGTCCATTCAATAA